One stretch of Tenacibaculum sp. MAR_2010_89 DNA includes these proteins:
- a CDS encoding CAP domain-containing protein, whose product MKKPFFKFNILLLAVLFFTCSSDKISDINDQANSSLETEILLLINDHRASLNLKKLETLAVIKTQTNSHTKYMIKKGKISHDNFNQRANYLQTNAKATSTSENVASGYSSAKSVIKGWLNSTGHRKNIEGNYTHFNITAAQNNKGIWYYTNIFMYQ is encoded by the coding sequence ATGAAGAAACCTTTTTTTAAGTTTAATATCCTATTACTAGCTGTTTTATTTTTTACTTGTTCATCAGATAAAATTTCAGATATAAATGATCAAGCAAATTCTTCTTTAGAAACTGAAATTTTATTATTAATTAACGATCATAGAGCTAGCTTAAATTTAAAAAAACTTGAAACACTAGCTGTTATAAAAACACAAACAAACAGTCATACTAAATATATGATTAAAAAAGGTAAAATATCACACGATAACTTTAATCAACGTGCTAATTATCTTCAAACAAATGCAAAAGCTACTAGCACTTCTGAAAACGTCGCTTCTGGATATTCTTCAGCAAAATCTGTAATTAAAGGCTGGTTAAATAGCACTGGTCATCGTAAAAATATTGAAGGCAATTATACTCATTTTAATATAACTGCTGCCCAAAACAATAAAGGAATTTGGTATTACACCAATATTTTCATGTATCAATAA
- a CDS encoding C1 family peptidase — protein MKRYTCTLCLLLLVGITFSQNTDFTKISRSLPLVHWKSQSPVKHQGVKYTCTAFAIAAALETFPNVSKDLSEKYLYAFQKGYQYDGKTAVKRGHFLKFYPESLKKDGVIEEKYLPYNLDYERAREMNETQFSKYLYEGEVGLFTLVTKYKKKARVFVTDYEYLDAKKAKDIEYIKQQLRNGIKAIPVSYPLIYQDAWKSFSSRKFNTITPDVGYKVLGASGNYLKYSVAKGLYQNINQRIVKGELLMEITDTKNKYGGHAVAIVGYDKEGFIIKNSYGTQWRVGGYERISYDYHEIFALEALIIKKVRVKNKYFRW, from the coding sequence ATGAAGAGATATACATGTACTCTATGTTTACTTTTATTGGTAGGAATTACATTTTCTCAAAATACAGATTTTACTAAAATAAGTAGATCTCTTCCATTAGTTCATTGGAAAAGTCAATCACCAGTTAAACACCAAGGGGTAAAATATACTTGTACAGCATTTGCTATTGCAGCGGCTTTAGAAACATTTCCTAATGTATCAAAAGATTTAAGTGAGAAGTATTTATATGCATTCCAAAAAGGATATCAGTATGATGGTAAAACTGCAGTTAAAAGAGGGCATTTTTTAAAGTTTTACCCTGAATCTTTAAAAAAGGATGGAGTTATTGAAGAGAAATATTTGCCATATAATTTAGATTATGAAAGAGCTAGAGAAATGAATGAAACTCAGTTTTCTAAATATTTATATGAAGGCGAAGTTGGCTTATTTACATTGGTTACAAAATATAAGAAAAAGGCTAGGGTTTTTGTCACTGACTATGAATATTTAGATGCTAAGAAAGCAAAGGATATAGAATATATAAAACAACAATTGCGTAATGGAATAAAAGCGATTCCTGTTTCATATCCTCTGATATATCAAGATGCTTGGAAAAGTTTTTCTTCTAGGAAATTTAATACCATAACACCAGATGTGGGATATAAAGTATTAGGCGCAAGTGGAAATTATCTTAAATATTCAGTAGCTAAAGGTTTATATCAAAATATTAATCAACGTATAGTAAAGGGTGAGCTATTGATGGAAATAACTGATACTAAAAATAAATATGGAGGCCATGCTGTTGCCATTGTTGGTTATGATAAAGAAGGTTTCATTATAAAAAACTCATATGGAACTCAATGGAGAGTAGGAGGGTATGAACGTATAAGTTATGATTACCATGAAATTTTTGCTTTAGAAGCACTAATAATTAAAAAAGTACGAGTAAAAAATAAATATTTTAGATGGTAG